From Chloroflexota bacterium, the proteins below share one genomic window:
- a CDS encoding ABC transporter ATP-binding protein, which yields MALLELNNVEVKYMDIILVLKGVTLTVEEGSIVALLGANGAGKSTTLKAISGLLRAEAGRVTEGSIVYKGEKIHNGNPEDIARRGIIQVLEGRRVLEHLTVEENLRAGGHVAGDGAKLRKDLDMVYDYFPKLKELRNQTSGYLSGGEQQMLVVGRGLMSHPTLMLLDEASLGLAPLLVQEIFQILKRINEEEKVSLLLVEQNARAALGLAHRGYVMENGRIVLSDAAENLVNNPDVREFYMGLSAVGEAKSYRDIKHYKRRKRWMG from the coding sequence CATCCTGGTCTTGAAAGGGGTTACCCTCACCGTTGAAGAGGGGAGCATCGTTGCTTTGCTGGGGGCCAACGGTGCCGGCAAGAGCACAACCCTCAAGGCCATCTCTGGCCTACTTAGGGCTGAGGCAGGGAGAGTGACCGAAGGCAGCATTGTCTACAAGGGTGAAAAGATACACAACGGAAATCCAGAGGATATCGCTAGAAGAGGGATTATCCAGGTCCTAGAGGGTAGAAGAGTACTGGAACACCTGACCGTGGAGGAGAACTTGAGGGCAGGGGGGCACGTTGCTGGTGATGGGGCCAAGTTAAGGAAAGACCTAGACATGGTCTATGATTACTTCCCGAAGCTCAAGGAACTCCGCAACCAGACAAGCGGCTATCTCTCGGGGGGAGAACAGCAGATGTTGGTGGTGGGAAGAGGTCTAATGTCTCACCCAACGCTCATGCTTTTGGATGAGGCTTCCCTGGGCCTTGCTCCCCTCTTGGTACAGGAAATCTTTCAGATATTGAAACGAATCAACGAAGAAGAGAAGGTTTCCCTGCTCCTCGTCGAACAAAATGCTCGGGCTGCCCTCGGCCTTGCCCATCGTGGCTATGTAATGGAGAATGGCAGGATTGTTCTGAGCGACGCTGCAGAAAATCTAGTTAACAACCCTGATGTAAGGGAGTTCTACATGGGGCTCAGTGCCGTCGGTGAAGCGAAGAGCTATCGCGACATAAAGCACTACAAGCGAAGAAAGAGGTGGATGGGCTAA